A stretch of the Panicum virgatum strain AP13 chromosome 9N, P.virgatum_v5, whole genome shotgun sequence genome encodes the following:
- the LOC120691973 gene encoding pentatricopeptide repeat-containing protein At5g08305-like — MPPPPPSPPLPPHLLRHLHGRTLTTELLDPLIRSTSSSPSPSLSFSLFILLLRSALRPSHLTFPFLARAAARLSSASLAAALHAHPLRLGLLPADLHIANSLVHAYAACALPGHARRVFDEIPRPSLVSWNALLDGYAKCRDLVAARKVFARMPARDVVSWSAMIDGCVKCGEHREALAVFEMMENAAAAEEEEEGGGRCPVRANDVTMVSVLGACAHLGDLERGRRVHRCLRERDFALKLRLATSLVDMYAKCGAIREALDVFRAVPVENTDVLIWNAMVGGLAVHGMGTESLEMFQKMQRAGVAPDEITYLCLLSACVHGRLVDEAWMFFRLLEEQGLRQHVEHYACLVDVLGRAGRLEEAYGVVRSMPMQPSVSVLGALLNACHLHGWVELGEVVGRQLVQLQPDHDGRYIGLSNIYAVARRWQEAKKARKVMEERGVKKVPGFSEIDVGGGISRFIAQDKTHPGSAQIYDLLNLIAMEMKMKDDDVIQDYLTAHC, encoded by the coding sequence atgccgcctccgcctccctcccCGCCACTGCCCCCGCATCTCCTCCGCCACCTCCACGGCCGCACGCTCACCACTGAGCTCCTCGACCCCCTCATCCggtccacctcctcctcgccgtctccctccctctccttctccctgttcatcctcctcctccgctccgCCCTCCGCCCGTCCCACCTCACCTTCCCcttcctcgcccgcgccgccgcgcgcctgtCCTCCGCCTCCCTCGCGGCCGCGCTCCACGCGCACCCGCtgcggctcggtctcctccccGCCGACCTCCACATCGCCAACTCCCTCGTCCATGCGTACGCCGCCTGCGCCCTGCCGGGCCACGCGCGCCGGGTGTTCGACGAAATCCCCCGGCCCAGCCTCGTCTCCTGGAACGCGCTCCTTGACGGGTACGCCAAGTGCCGGGACCTCGTCGCCGCTCGCAAGGTGTTCGCTAGGATGCCCGCGCGGGACGTGGTGTCTTGGAGCGCCATGATCGACGGGTGCGTCAAATGCGGGGAGCACCGGGAAGCACTCGCGGTGTTCGAGATGATGGAGAACGCCGCtgcagcggaggaggaggaggagggtgggggCAGGTGCCCGGTGAGGGCGAATGACGTCACGATGGTGAGCGTGCTCGGCGCGTGCGCGCACCTGGGGGACCTCGAGCGTGGGAGGCGGGTGCATCGGTGCCTCAGGGAACGGGACTTCGCTCTGAAACTCAGGCTCGCCACCTCGCTGGTTGACATGTACGCCAAGTGTGGGGCGATCCGTGAGGCGCTGGATGTGTTCCGGGCTGTGCCAGTTGAAAACACTGATGTCCTGATATGGAACGCCATGGTCGGCGGCCTTGCGGTGCATGGCATGGGCACTGAGTCGCTGGAAATGTTCCAGAAGATGCAGCGTGCTGGTGTTGCACCAGATGAGATCACGTACCTCTGTCTGTTGAGTGCTTGTGTCCACGGTCGTCTGGTGGATGAGGCTTGGATGTTCTTCCGCTTGCTCGAGGAACAAGGGCTCAGACAGCACGTCGAGCACTATGCTTGCCTGGTAGATGTGCTTGGTCGAGCAGGGCGCTTGGAGGAAGCATATGGTGTCGTTAGGAGCATGCCAATGCAGCCCAGTGTTTCAGTGCTTGGTGCTCTCCTGAATGCATGTCATTTACATGGATGGGTAGAGCTTGGTGAGGTAGTCGGCAGGCAGCTTGTCCAATTGCAGCCAGATCATGATGGCAGGTACATTGGCTTGTCCAATATCTACGCAGTTGCTAGGCGGTGGCAAGAGGCGAAGAAAGCGAGAAAGGTGATGGAGGAGAGGGGTGTAAAGAAGGTCCCTGGCTTTAGTGAGATTGATGTTGGTGGAGGAATCTCCAGGTTCATTGCCCAGGACAAGACTCATCCAGGCTCGGCGCAGATTTATGACTTGCTGAATCTGATAGCAATGGAGATGAAAATGAAGGATGATGATGTCATTCAAGATTACCTTACTGCACACTGCTAG